From the Elusimicrobiota bacterium genome, one window contains:
- the pilQ gene encoding type IV pilus secretin PilQ, translated as MLKRLIALTTTLSLLLGPGGIPLSAAEQAASAATLDGIEVGPDQVTLHLSEQAKYNTFVTADPPRLVVELLNTEFQSGSKVQKGQGNFLKKVRAGQFQKEPTMISRIVLDLVRLVGYQAGWEGRSLVVRLQSAAADEAAAKAAVPAPVVKAEEGKAVPVVAAKPAAKPAETAKPAAKPAEAAKPVETAKPAAKPVEAPKVAAKPAEVPVPVAKPAAPKSIEAPKATAESAMPVPAAVPVKAAAPKVEKAAAKKAPELPKGFSPELGDMAATGVADKVRDGEGEAAESAAASSSGVGGGFDRRTRRDILGSLSNELISLDYEGTDVRDVIKLLASKARINIIYGPDVAGSLTLHLTDVPFSEAFMTILQMQGLVADQAGENILRIMTPTTLQKERTVAVNQTRIIRLKYSKAADIKGAIDAVRQAEGRAGKLNSDEATNSLIVTDTLDGIASVERLLSKLDVRPQQVMIEAKLVEVKLTKDLNFGIQWDYAGVDSGKFAGKQGQTTIGTLTNPNDATLAKPLDQNSSAALGVGAGGRGTGVFLPASKVFGALTVGRITNNYFLSATLTAAASAGKVKVLSDPKIATLNGKKASINITTNIPYATSNVASTGVTSQSVGNIVTGIQLDVTPTINADGRITIQIKPTVSQPSGTTASAVVGVPAVDTRTADTTVLVQDGETVVIGGLITDSVVNTVAKVPLLGDIPILGWLFKKKIVERSRVELLIFVTPHVMPS; from the coding sequence ATGTTGAAGCGCCTGATCGCCCTGACGACGACGCTCTCGCTGCTGCTCGGCCCCGGAGGGATCCCTCTGTCGGCGGCGGAACAGGCGGCGTCCGCCGCGACCCTTGACGGCATCGAGGTCGGCCCGGACCAGGTCACGCTCCACCTCAGCGAGCAGGCCAAGTACAACACCTTCGTCACCGCCGACCCGCCCCGCCTCGTCGTCGAGCTCCTGAACACCGAGTTCCAGTCGGGCTCGAAGGTCCAGAAGGGGCAGGGGAACTTCCTTAAGAAGGTCCGCGCCGGACAGTTCCAGAAAGAGCCGACCATGATCTCGCGCATCGTGCTCGACCTCGTGCGGCTCGTCGGCTATCAGGCGGGCTGGGAAGGCCGCAGCCTCGTCGTCCGCCTCCAGTCGGCTGCCGCCGACGAGGCCGCCGCGAAGGCAGCGGTTCCCGCGCCGGTCGTGAAGGCGGAGGAAGGCAAGGCCGTCCCCGTCGTCGCGGCGAAGCCCGCCGCGAAGCCTGCGGAGACGGCGAAGCCCGCCGCGAAGCCGGCCGAAGCCGCGAAGCCTGTGGAGACGGCGAAGCCCGCCGCCAAGCCGGTCGAAGCGCCGAAAGTCGCCGCGAAGCCGGCCGAGGTTCCCGTTCCCGTCGCGAAGCCCGCGGCCCCCAAGAGCATCGAGGCGCCCAAGGCGACCGCCGAGTCCGCAATGCCCGTTCCTGCCGCGGTCCCGGTGAAGGCCGCAGCGCCTAAAGTCGAGAAAGCCGCGGCGAAGAAGGCGCCGGAGCTCCCCAAGGGCTTCTCCCCCGAGCTCGGCGACATGGCCGCCACCGGCGTCGCTGACAAGGTCCGGGACGGGGAGGGCGAGGCCGCGGAGTCCGCCGCCGCCTCCTCCTCCGGTGTCGGCGGAGGATTCGACCGCCGCACGCGCCGCGACATCCTCGGCTCCCTCTCCAACGAACTCATCTCTCTGGACTACGAGGGCACCGACGTCCGCGACGTGATCAAGCTGCTCGCGTCGAAGGCGCGCATCAACATCATCTATGGACCCGACGTCGCGGGCTCCCTGACCCTGCACCTGACCGACGTGCCTTTCAGCGAGGCCTTCATGACGATCCTGCAGATGCAGGGCCTCGTGGCCGACCAGGCGGGAGAGAACATCCTGCGCATCATGACTCCGACCACGCTCCAGAAGGAGCGCACGGTCGCGGTCAACCAGACGCGGATCATCCGCCTCAAATACAGCAAGGCCGCCGACATCAAGGGCGCCATCGATGCGGTGCGCCAGGCGGAGGGCCGCGCCGGCAAGCTCAACAGCGACGAGGCCACCAACTCCCTGATCGTCACCGACACTCTCGACGGCATCGCGAGCGTCGAGCGCCTGCTCTCCAAGCTCGACGTGCGGCCCCAGCAGGTCATGATCGAGGCCAAGCTCGTCGAGGTCAAGCTCACCAAGGACCTGAACTTCGGCATCCAGTGGGATTACGCGGGCGTCGACAGCGGGAAGTTCGCCGGCAAGCAGGGACAGACGACGATCGGCACGCTGACGAACCCGAACGACGCCACCTTGGCCAAGCCCCTCGACCAGAACTCGAGCGCGGCGCTCGGCGTCGGCGCGGGAGGCCGCGGCACCGGCGTGTTCCTGCCGGCGTCGAAGGTGTTCGGCGCGCTGACCGTGGGACGCATCACCAACAACTACTTCCTCTCCGCGACGCTGACCGCGGCCGCCTCGGCCGGCAAGGTGAAGGTGCTCTCCGACCCGAAGATCGCCACCCTCAACGGCAAGAAGGCGAGCATCAACATCACGACGAACATCCCTTACGCGACCTCGAACGTCGCCTCGACGGGCGTGACCTCGCAGTCGGTCGGCAACATCGTGACGGGCATCCAGTTGGACGTGACGCCCACCATCAACGCCGACGGACGCATCACCATCCAGATCAAGCCGACGGTGAGCCAGCCCTCGGGTACGACGGCCTCCGCCGTGGTCGGGGTCCCGGCGGTGGACACGCGGACGGCCGACACGACCGTGCTCGTGCAGGACGGGGAGACCGTCGTCATCGGCGGACTCATCACCGATTCGGTCGTGAACACGGTCGCCAAGGTCCCGCTGCTCGGCGACATCCCGATCCTCGGCTGGCTCTTCAAGAAGAAGATCGTCGAGCGCTCCCGCGTCGAGCTCCTGATCTTCGTCACGCCGCACGTCATGCCCTCGTAG